The proteins below are encoded in one region of Knoellia sp. S7-12:
- a CDS encoding peroxide stress protein YaaA gives MLIVLPPSESKSNRRRGKPVDPSTWSFPELTPTRMAVATHLRLASESPTATADLGVSPGLAGEVARNLSLETAPGTPAAEVYTGVLYDALGLDSMDASARRRANQWVVIVSALHGAVRLKDRITAYRLSMDVNLAGLGPVAAAWRTVLDGVLAPAAGREVVVDCRSSTYAAAWTPTGDVADRWVQIRVPGASHMAKHTRGLVARHLCVSGQRARTPEKLASIVGEAFDVELTPPSRRGKASILDVTAR, from the coding sequence GTGCTCATCGTCCTGCCCCCGTCGGAGTCCAAGTCGAACCGCCGCAGAGGCAAACCGGTGGACCCGAGCACCTGGTCGTTCCCCGAGCTGACCCCCACCCGCATGGCCGTGGCCACACACCTGCGACTGGCGAGCGAATCTCCCACTGCCACAGCTGATCTCGGCGTCTCCCCCGGCCTCGCCGGCGAGGTCGCCCGCAACCTCTCTCTCGAGACGGCACCGGGCACGCCGGCCGCCGAGGTCTACACCGGCGTGCTCTATGACGCCCTGGGCCTTGACTCGATGGATGCCTCGGCGCGTCGCCGGGCCAACCAGTGGGTCGTCATCGTCTCCGCGCTCCACGGTGCGGTGCGGCTCAAGGACCGGATCACGGCATACCGGCTCTCCATGGACGTCAACCTCGCCGGTCTGGGTCCGGTTGCGGCGGCGTGGCGAACGGTTCTCGACGGCGTCCTCGCCCCGGCCGCCGGGCGCGAGGTGGTCGTGGACTGCCGGAGCTCGACGTATGCCGCAGCGTGGACTCCCACGGGCGACGTCGCCGATCGCTGGGTGCAGATCCGTGTGCCGGGCGCCAGCCACATGGCCAAGCACACGCGCGGCCTCGTGGCCCGCCACCTCTGCGTGAGCGGACAGCGGGCCCGCACGCCCGAGAAGCTCGCCTCCATCGTCGGTGAGGCGTTCGATGTGGAGCTCACTCCCCCGAGCCGACGGGGCAAGGCGTCGATCCTCGACGTCACTGCTCGCTGA
- a CDS encoding response regulator transcription factor: MIRLLVADDQALVRGAIVTLLGLEPDFEVVAEAGRGDEVLDLVHEHRVDVALLDVEMPGLDGIEVCQALTKAGSPVKALIVTTFGRPGFVRRALEAGAAGFVVKDTPASELAEAVRRVHAGERVVDGALAAESLIEGANPLTAREQDVLRAALGGATISVVARSVHLSEGTVRNYLSSVMTKTGTATRVEAASHARDRGWL; the protein is encoded by the coding sequence GTGATCCGTCTGCTCGTCGCTGACGACCAGGCGTTGGTCCGCGGCGCGATCGTCACGTTGCTCGGTCTCGAGCCCGACTTCGAGGTGGTCGCCGAGGCCGGTCGCGGCGACGAGGTGCTTGACCTCGTCCACGAACATCGAGTGGACGTCGCCCTGCTCGACGTCGAGATGCCCGGTCTGGACGGCATCGAGGTGTGCCAGGCCCTGACCAAGGCGGGCAGTCCGGTGAAGGCACTCATCGTCACGACGTTCGGCCGGCCGGGTTTCGTTCGTCGGGCCCTCGAAGCCGGGGCTGCCGGGTTCGTCGTCAAGGACACGCCTGCCTCTGAACTCGCGGAGGCCGTGCGGCGGGTCCACGCCGGGGAGCGGGTCGTCGATGGTGCGCTCGCGGCCGAGTCCCTGATCGAGGGCGCCAACCCGCTCACTGCGCGCGAGCAGGACGTGCTGCGAGCCGCACTGGGTGGAGCCACCATCTCGGTCGTGGCCCGCAGCGTGCACCTGTCCGAGGGGACCGTGCGCAACTACTTGTCGTCAGTCATGACCAAGACCGGGACGGCGACGCGGGTCGAGGCAGCCAGCCACGCACGCGATCGCGGCTGGCTCTGA
- a CDS encoding C4-type zinc ribbon domain-containing protein translates to MKADPGQQSKLLDLQALDTRLSQIAHARKTLPQLAEIADLEGKAGLLDDQLVRSRTELSDIQREVIKADGDVQQVRDRATRNQQRLDSGVGTAKDLTAIQHELESLGRRQGELEEVELEVMERAEAVQSDVSELERGRAELSDRLTELESARDKRLAELDADAIEVGAPRDDLVHSAGVELVALYDKIRATSGTGAAALRQRRCGGCQLELNPVALRVIKSAAQDEVHRCEECRRILVRTAESGL, encoded by the coding sequence GTGAAAGCCGACCCAGGACAACAGTCCAAGCTCCTCGACCTCCAGGCCCTCGACACCCGCCTGTCGCAGATCGCCCACGCACGCAAGACCCTCCCGCAGCTCGCCGAGATCGCCGACCTCGAGGGCAAGGCCGGGCTTCTCGACGACCAGCTCGTGCGCTCGCGCACCGAACTCAGCGACATCCAGCGCGAGGTCATCAAGGCCGACGGCGACGTGCAGCAGGTGCGCGACCGTGCCACGCGCAACCAGCAGCGTCTCGACTCCGGCGTCGGCACGGCCAAGGACCTCACCGCGATCCAGCACGAGCTCGAGTCCCTGGGCCGCCGCCAAGGTGAGCTCGAAGAGGTCGAACTCGAGGTCATGGAGCGGGCCGAAGCCGTCCAGTCCGACGTGTCCGAGCTCGAGCGGGGCCGTGCCGAACTCTCCGACCGACTCACGGAGCTGGAGTCGGCCCGCGACAAGCGTCTGGCCGAACTCGACGCCGACGCCATCGAGGTCGGGGCTCCGCGCGACGATCTGGTCCACTCGGCGGGAGTCGAACTCGTGGCCCTCTACGACAAGATCCGGGCGACGAGTGGAACGGGTGCCGCTGCGTTGCGTCAGCGCCGCTGCGGCGGCTGTCAACTTGAGCTCAACCCGGTCGCACTACGGGTGATCAAGTCCGCCGCGCAGGACGAGGTCCACCGGTGCGAGGAGTGCCGCCGGATCCTCGTGCGCACGGCGGAGTCCGGTCTCTGA
- a CDS encoding O-succinylhomoserine sulfhydrylase has protein sequence MSEAADVGRAFRPETLAVRGGLTRSGFDETSEAMFLTSGFVYESAEQAEAAFKDEIDKFIYSRYGNPTVSMFEERLRLLEGAEACFAAASGMAAVWVALAALCGKGDRIVSSRALFGSCFVVIDEILPRFGVEAVFVDGPDLAQWEEALSVPTAAVFFETPSNPMQELVDIAEVSRLAHAAGAKVVVDNVFGTPVFSRPLEHGADIVVYSATKHIDGQGRVLGGAVLGSAEFIDGPVKNLMRHTGPAMSPFNAWVLVKGLETLSLRVGQMSANALALGQHLEGRDGIVKVIYPMLESHPQHELAQRQMSGGGTVITFEVEGGKDVAFKVMNALELVDISNNLGDAKSLVTHPATTTHRRLSEEARAAVGITDGTIRISVGLESVEDLIEDVEAALAGALQG, from the coding sequence ATGAGTGAAGCAGCCGACGTGGGCAGGGCATTCCGCCCCGAGACCCTCGCGGTGCGAGGAGGGTTGACCCGCAGCGGTTTCGACGAGACCAGCGAAGCCATGTTCCTCACCTCGGGCTTCGTCTATGAGTCGGCTGAGCAGGCAGAAGCCGCCTTCAAGGACGAGATCGACAAGTTCATCTACAGCCGCTACGGCAACCCGACGGTGAGCATGTTCGAGGAGCGGCTCCGCCTCCTCGAGGGTGCGGAAGCCTGTTTCGCGGCGGCATCGGGGATGGCCGCTGTGTGGGTCGCTCTCGCGGCCCTCTGCGGCAAGGGCGATCGCATCGTGTCGTCCCGGGCGCTCTTCGGCTCGTGTTTTGTCGTCATCGACGAGATCCTGCCAAGGTTCGGTGTCGAGGCGGTCTTCGTCGACGGCCCCGACCTCGCGCAGTGGGAGGAGGCCCTGTCGGTGCCGACGGCTGCGGTCTTCTTCGAGACCCCGAGCAATCCCATGCAGGAGCTCGTCGACATCGCCGAGGTGTCCCGGCTGGCCCACGCTGCCGGTGCCAAGGTCGTGGTCGACAACGTCTTCGGCACCCCAGTGTTCTCGCGCCCGCTCGAGCACGGCGCCGACATCGTCGTCTATTCGGCGACCAAGCACATCGATGGTCAGGGCCGCGTCCTCGGCGGCGCCGTCCTCGGATCGGCGGAGTTCATCGACGGTCCCGTCAAGAACCTCATGCGGCACACCGGTCCCGCCATGTCGCCCTTCAACGCCTGGGTGCTGGTCAAGGGTCTCGAGACGTTGTCGTTGCGCGTCGGCCAGATGTCTGCCAACGCGCTCGCCCTCGGCCAACATCTTGAGGGTCGTGACGGCATCGTCAAGGTCATCTATCCGATGCTCGAGAGCCACCCGCAGCACGAGCTGGCTCAGCGGCAGATGAGCGGCGGCGGCACCGTGATCACCTTCGAGGTGGAGGGCGGCAAGGACGTCGCCTTCAAGGTGATGAACGCTCTCGAACTCGTCGACATCTCCAACAACCTCGGCGATGCCAAGTCGTTGGTCACCCATCCGGCGACGACGACCCACCGTCGGCTCTCCGAGGAGGCCCGCGCCGCCGTCGGCATCACCGACGGCACGATCCGGATCTCGGTCGGGCTCGAGTCGGTCGAGGACCTCATCGAGGACGTCGAGGCGGCTCTGGCTGGAGCACTCCAGGGCTGA
- a CDS encoding PH domain-containing protein: protein MSPIVRGGVVGVAILGYAATQFVDDLFRGMGGGDDGGKEEADQGIREGVGLLFDHSLIASAVILTALLLIGLVGYFSWRFAKFRVAGGQIEFRKGWLFREHRQVPLERVQAIEISRPLLAQLTGLSQVIVQSAGGGDSQLKLAFLRTGRADEVRGELLALAGRRDEARPARSVGVDDGADTEDVSDGMVEAHRAPLSTDEGREVLRVPNSRLFVATILHGGTIFLGVMALLTGSIALAAYGSRFEALTGAAIALPALGPLAFGIAVNRIGELLKHGNFRLAETGTSARIQHGLTDKRTTTIPLHRIQAVGMVQPLWWRPLGWWRVKVNVAGIASDPTNNTDNETTALPVGTLDQALDVLTLLDPALSEADLRRAALGEGEDGGWTLVPPRARRFDWLSWRRSGFAVSPHSVMVRAGRLSRRVSVMPHARVQSLTLAQGPLDRRLDLATVTLVSTPGPVDVAVPHLDLQTATRLLRDEAARARVAREFSRSACTSDDVPSQLVARVVTPEESDER, encoded by the coding sequence TTGTCGCCCATCGTGCGTGGCGGTGTGGTCGGCGTTGCGATCCTCGGGTATGCCGCGACGCAGTTCGTCGACGACCTCTTCCGTGGGATGGGTGGCGGGGACGACGGTGGAAAAGAGGAGGCGGACCAGGGCATTCGCGAGGGTGTCGGGCTGCTGTTCGACCACTCGCTCATCGCCAGCGCGGTGATCCTGACGGCACTGTTGCTGATCGGCCTCGTCGGCTACTTCTCCTGGCGCTTCGCGAAGTTCCGGGTGGCTGGCGGGCAGATCGAGTTCCGCAAGGGCTGGCTCTTCCGTGAGCACCGACAGGTCCCCCTCGAGCGGGTCCAGGCGATTGAGATCAGCAGGCCCCTGCTCGCGCAGCTCACCGGCCTCTCGCAGGTCATCGTGCAGTCCGCAGGCGGCGGAGACTCGCAGCTCAAACTCGCGTTCCTTCGCACTGGCCGTGCCGACGAAGTGAGGGGCGAGCTGCTCGCCCTTGCGGGTCGTCGCGACGAGGCCCGCCCTGCTCGGAGCGTGGGCGTCGACGACGGAGCCGATACCGAAGACGTATCCGACGGCATGGTCGAAGCCCACCGCGCGCCACTCAGCACTGACGAGGGCCGCGAAGTCCTGCGGGTGCCGAACTCCCGCCTCTTTGTCGCCACCATCCTTCACGGCGGAACGATCTTCCTCGGGGTCATGGCGCTGCTGACCGGAAGTATCGCGCTCGCGGCGTACGGGTCGAGGTTCGAGGCCCTGACAGGGGCGGCCATTGCGCTCCCAGCTCTTGGCCCCCTCGCTTTCGGCATCGCAGTCAACCGCATCGGCGAACTGCTCAAGCACGGCAACTTCCGCCTCGCCGAGACCGGAACGTCGGCGCGGATCCAGCACGGACTCACCGACAAGCGGACGACGACCATCCCGCTCCACCGCATCCAGGCGGTCGGGATGGTGCAGCCGCTCTGGTGGCGGCCGCTGGGTTGGTGGCGGGTCAAGGTCAACGTCGCCGGCATCGCAAGCGACCCGACCAACAACACAGACAACGAGACGACGGCGCTCCCCGTCGGCACGCTCGACCAGGCACTGGACGTTCTCACCCTCCTCGATCCAGCGCTCTCAGAGGCAGACCTGCGCCGGGCCGCGCTCGGTGAGGGCGAGGACGGGGGCTGGACACTCGTGCCGCCACGGGCGAGACGGTTCGACTGGCTCAGCTGGAGGCGTTCGGGCTTTGCGGTGTCACCACATTCCGTCATGGTCCGAGCAGGACGGTTGTCCCGCCGCGTCTCGGTCATGCCCCACGCTCGCGTTCAGTCGCTCACCCTGGCGCAGGGGCCGCTCGACCGACGCCTCGATCTTGCGACCGTCACCCTCGTCTCGACCCCAGGACCGGTGGATGTGGCTGTTCCCCACCTCGACCTGCAGACGGCCACCCGGCTGCTCCGTGACGAGGCGGCACGAGCGCGTGTCGCGCGAGAATTCTCACGAAGCGCTTGCACCAGCGACGATGTTCCTAGTCAACTAGTGGCTCGAGTAGTTACTCCAGAAGAATCCGACGAGAGGTAG
- a CDS encoding peroxiredoxin → MTDAMSGLEVGQYAPHFSLRDQNGAQVSLADHLGRRNVLLVFYPWAFSGICTGELTEIRDDLGRFVTEDVQVLTISCDAMFSLRAYADRDGYFFPLLSDFWPHGEVAKAYGVFDEKVGVARRGTFLIDREGIIRWSLVSGIGERRDFSGYHAAMSHA, encoded by the coding sequence ATGACGGACGCCATGTCGGGCCTTGAGGTAGGGCAGTACGCCCCGCACTTCAGCCTGCGCGACCAGAATGGTGCCCAGGTTTCCCTCGCCGATCATCTGGGGCGGCGCAACGTCCTTCTCGTCTTCTATCCGTGGGCGTTCTCGGGAATCTGCACCGGCGAGTTGACCGAGATCCGCGACGATCTCGGGAGATTCGTCACTGAGGACGTGCAGGTCCTCACGATTTCGTGCGATGCGATGTTCTCGCTACGTGCCTACGCCGATCGCGATGGCTACTTCTTCCCACTGCTCTCCGACTTCTGGCCCCATGGTGAGGTCGCCAAGGCCTACGGCGTCTTTGACGAGAAGGTCGGGGTCGCGCGCCGGGGCACGTTCCTCATCGATCGGGAGGGCATCATCCGTTGGTCCCTCGTGTCCGGCATCGGTGAGCGACGTGACTTCAGCGGCTATCACGCCGCCATGTCCCACGCCTGA
- a CDS encoding rhodanese-like domain-containing protein, with protein sequence MTYAGDVTPSEAFAAVTESEDAVLVDVRTRAEWAYVGVPQVDSHRAPVLVEWQHYPDGALNDSFVDELKAAGIVEGTPIYFLCRSGARSISAAEAATAAGLGPAYNVVEGFEGPHDADGHRTVAGWKVAGLPWKQG encoded by the coding sequence ATGACCTATGCCGGTGATGTCACTCCGTCCGAGGCTTTTGCCGCGGTGACCGAGAGCGAGGATGCTGTCCTCGTCGATGTGCGCACGCGCGCAGAGTGGGCCTATGTCGGTGTCCCGCAGGTCGATTCGCATCGTGCGCCGGTGCTGGTCGAATGGCAGCACTATCCCGACGGTGCTCTCAACGACTCTTTCGTCGACGAGCTCAAGGCTGCCGGCATTGTCGAAGGAACCCCCATCTACTTCCTCTGTCGATCGGGTGCGCGGTCGATCTCGGCGGCCGAGGCAGCCACGGCTGCGGGCCTGGGACCGGCATACAACGTTGTTGAAGGCTTTGAAGGTCCGCACGACGCTGACGGCCACCGCACGGTGGCCGGTTGGAAAGTGGCCGGTCTCCCGTGGAAGCAGGGCTGA
- a CDS encoding Nif3-like dinuclear metal center hexameric protein: MTLLLRDVVDVLERLYPPHTAQSWDQVGLVTGDPDQPIERILLAVDPTLAVIEEARAGQADLLITHHPLLMRGIHSVATTSAKGASVTGLVVGDIALYVAHTNADVAAAGVCEALAVAAGLTETEPLTLVEDQPLGRVGRLASPMTLSDFAVALYAALPAAAAGLRVAGPADAMVERVAVLGGAGDDQFDAVRACGADVYVTADLRHHPALEAREEARGGTPYLIDAGHWSSESVWLPTVRDALGAALRVDIDISTVRTDPWTFTVGATTAGGMP, from the coding sequence ATGACCCTTCTCCTGCGCGATGTCGTCGACGTCCTCGAACGTCTCTATCCGCCACACACTGCGCAGTCGTGGGACCAGGTGGGTCTCGTCACGGGTGATCCCGACCAGCCGATCGAGCGCATCCTGCTCGCCGTCGACCCGACCCTCGCGGTCATCGAGGAGGCTCGTGCGGGCCAGGCGGACCTCCTCATCACCCATCACCCCCTGCTCATGCGGGGCATCCACTCAGTGGCCACGACGAGCGCCAAGGGAGCGAGCGTCACTGGTCTCGTCGTCGGCGACATCGCCCTCTATGTCGCGCACACCAACGCAGACGTCGCGGCCGCCGGAGTGTGCGAAGCCCTGGCGGTCGCGGCCGGCCTGACCGAGACCGAGCCGCTCACCCTTGTCGAGGACCAACCGCTCGGCCGCGTTGGCCGCCTCGCGTCACCGATGACGTTGAGCGACTTCGCGGTCGCCCTGTATGCCGCCCTGCCGGCTGCCGCAGCCGGCCTGCGTGTCGCCGGCCCGGCCGACGCCATGGTCGAGCGGGTGGCCGTGCTCGGGGGAGCGGGGGACGACCAGTTCGACGCGGTGCGTGCCTGCGGCGCCGATGTCTATGTCACCGCCGACCTGCGTCACCACCCAGCACTGGAGGCCCGTGAGGAGGCGCGTGGCGGCACGCCCTATCTCATCGACGCGGGCCACTGGTCGAGCGAGTCCGTGTGGCTGCCAACCGTGCGAGACGCGCTCGGTGCTGCCCTTAGGGTGGACATCGACATCAGCACAGTGCGCACCGATCCGTGGACGTTCACGGTCGGAGCAACGACAGCCGGAGGTATGCCGTGA
- the aceE gene encoding pyruvate dehydrogenase (acetyl-transferring), homodimeric type: MTFREEAGPILNGLPSSLTDIDPEETSEWLASLDQVIDEGGRKRARYLMLRLLERARESQIGVPSLTATDYVNTIDQEQEPWFPGDEEVERQYRRWIRWNAAVMVHRAQRPGVSVGGHISTYASAATLYEVGMNHFFRGLDHPGGGDQIFYQGHASPGMYARSFLEGHLGETDLDGFRQEKSHIVDGKIRALSSYPHPRMMPDYWQFPTVSMGIGPMNAIYQAQFNKYLHNRGIKDTSEQRVWAFLGDGEMDEPESRGLLQLAANEELDNLTFVVNCNLQRLDGPVRGNGKIIQELEAGFRGAGWNVVKVIWGRGWDPLLAADRDHALKHIMNTTTDGDYQTFRANDGAYVREEFFGRDPRTRKMVEGLTDEQIWHDLQRGGHDYRKVYAGYQAAVHHTGQPTVVLAHTIKGYGLGKGFAGRNATHQMKKMSVEDLKGFRDQLRLPITDAQIDEDPYQPPYFHPGENDSTLEYMLERRRALGGSIPQRRSKYTQLSLPGDEAYAQVRKGSGKQTIATTMAFVRLLKDLMRDKEFGKRIVPIIPDEARTFGMDSFFPTLKIYNPHGQNYTPVDHDLMLSYRESVSGQILHAGINEAGSVAAFTAAGSSYSTHGEPMIPIYVFYSMFGFQRTGDSIWAAADQLTRGFLIGATAGRTTLTGEGTQHADGHSPLLASTNPGVITYDPAYGYEIAHIMRDGLKRMYGDDPENVIYYLTVYNEPNVQPKEPEDLDIDGVLRGMYLLDKADTSGWTHTPARAQLLASGVGVPWALEAKRLLADHWGVAADVWSVTSWGELRRDGLAAEEDAFLHPENEARVPYVTQKLADAEGPVLATSDYMRAVPDQIAQYVPGDFHSLGTDGFGFADTRPAARRFFHVDGPSLVVRTLQVLAARGEVPADVPGKAAEKYDLLDVRAGTSGNEGGDS; the protein is encoded by the coding sequence GTGACGTTTCGCGAGGAAGCCGGACCAATTCTCAATGGCCTTCCCAGCAGCCTCACCGACATCGACCCCGAGGAAACCTCGGAGTGGTTGGCATCGCTTGACCAGGTGATCGACGAGGGCGGCCGCAAGCGGGCGCGCTATCTCATGCTGCGTCTGCTCGAGCGGGCGCGCGAGAGCCAGATCGGTGTCCCATCGCTCACGGCGACCGACTACGTCAACACCATCGACCAGGAGCAAGAGCCCTGGTTCCCCGGTGACGAAGAGGTTGAACGGCAGTACCGCCGCTGGATCCGTTGGAACGCCGCCGTCATGGTGCACCGCGCCCAGCGGCCCGGGGTCTCCGTCGGCGGGCACATCTCTACCTACGCCTCCGCGGCCACGCTCTACGAAGTCGGCATGAACCACTTCTTCCGCGGCCTGGACCACCCCGGCGGTGGAGACCAGATCTTCTACCAGGGCCACGCCTCTCCCGGGATGTATGCCCGCAGCTTCCTCGAAGGCCACCTCGGTGAGACCGACCTTGACGGTTTCCGCCAGGAGAAGAGCCACATCGTCGACGGCAAGATCCGGGCCCTCTCGTCCTACCCGCACCCGCGGATGATGCCGGACTACTGGCAGTTCCCCACGGTGTCGATGGGCATCGGGCCGATGAACGCGATCTACCAGGCGCAGTTCAACAAGTACCTCCACAACCGAGGCATCAAGGACACGTCCGAGCAGCGGGTGTGGGCCTTCCTCGGCGACGGCGAGATGGACGAGCCCGAATCGCGTGGTCTGCTCCAGCTCGCGGCCAACGAGGAGCTCGACAACCTCACCTTCGTCGTCAACTGCAACCTGCAGCGCCTCGACGGACCGGTGCGAGGCAACGGCAAGATCATCCAGGAGCTCGAAGCGGGCTTCCGCGGCGCCGGCTGGAACGTCGTCAAGGTGATCTGGGGTCGTGGGTGGGACCCGCTGCTCGCAGCGGACCGCGACCACGCGTTGAAGCACATCATGAACACGACGACCGACGGCGACTACCAGACGTTCCGCGCCAACGACGGCGCCTACGTCCGGGAGGAGTTCTTCGGGCGCGACCCCCGCACCCGCAAGATGGTCGAGGGACTGACCGACGAGCAGATCTGGCACGACCTGCAGCGGGGTGGGCACGACTACCGCAAGGTGTACGCCGGCTACCAGGCTGCGGTCCATCACACAGGTCAGCCGACGGTCGTCCTTGCCCACACCATCAAGGGCTACGGCCTCGGCAAGGGCTTCGCCGGTCGCAACGCCACGCACCAGATGAAGAAGATGTCGGTCGAGGACCTCAAGGGCTTCCGCGACCAGCTACGGCTCCCCATCACGGACGCCCAGATCGACGAGGACCCCTACCAGCCGCCGTACTTCCACCCCGGTGAGAACGACTCGACGCTCGAGTACATGCTCGAGCGCCGTCGGGCTCTCGGTGGGTCGATCCCTCAGCGCCGCAGCAAGTACACCCAGCTGTCGCTGCCCGGCGACGAGGCCTACGCGCAGGTCCGCAAGGGCTCGGGCAAGCAGACCATCGCCACGACCATGGCGTTCGTCCGGCTGCTCAAGGACCTCATGCGAGACAAGGAGTTCGGCAAGCGGATCGTGCCGATCATCCCCGACGAGGCACGCACGTTCGGCATGGACTCGTTCTTCCCGACGCTCAAGATCTACAACCCGCACGGGCAGAACTACACCCCCGTCGACCACGACCTGATGCTCAGCTATCGCGAGTCGGTCTCGGGTCAGATCCTCCACGCCGGCATCAACGAGGCGGGGTCCGTCGCGGCGTTCACGGCGGCCGGGTCGAGCTACTCGACCCACGGCGAGCCGATGATCCCGATCTACGTCTTCTACTCGATGTTCGGGTTCCAGCGCACCGGTGACTCGATCTGGGCGGCCGCCGACCAGCTCACCCGCGGCTTCCTCATCGGAGCCACTGCGGGTCGCACGACGCTGACCGGTGAGGGCACCCAGCACGCTGACGGGCACTCGCCGCTGCTGGCGTCGACGAATCCGGGCGTCATCACCTACGACCCGGCCTACGGCTACGAGATCGCGCACATCATGCGCGACGGGCTGAAGCGGATGTACGGCGATGATCCCGAGAACGTCATCTACTACCTCACCGTCTACAACGAGCCCAACGTTCAGCCCAAGGAGCCCGAGGACCTCGACATCGACGGTGTGCTGCGCGGCATGTATCTCCTCGACAAGGCCGACACCTCCGGCTGGACCCACACTCCAGCCCGCGCGCAACTCTTGGCGTCCGGCGTCGGTGTGCCGTGGGCGCTCGAGGCCAAACGGCTGCTCGCCGACCACTGGGGCGTTGCCGCCGACGTGTGGTCCGTGACCTCGTGGGGTGAGTTGCGCCGCGACGGTCTCGCTGCGGAGGAGGATGCCTTCCTTCACCCCGAGAACGAAGCTCGCGTGCCCTACGTGACGCAGAAGCTGGCGGACGCCGAGGGTCCGGTGCTCGCGACCTCCGACTACATGCGGGCTGTGCCCGACCAGATCGCCCAGTACGTCCCCGGGGACTTCCACTCGCTCGGCACTGACGGTTTCGGCTTCGCCGACACCCGACCGGCGGCGCGGCGCTTCTTCCACGTGGATGGTCCCTCGCTCGTGGTGCGCACCCTGCAGGTGCTCGCGGCACGAGGTGAGGTCCCGGCTGACGTTCCCGGCAAGGCCGCGGAGAAGTACGACCTCCTCGACGTCCGCGCCGGCACGAGCGGCAACGAGGGCGGCGACAGCTGA
- a CDS encoding DUF3052 domain-containing protein — protein sequence MNTAAPPPADPGPDGSGAVERLGFAAEQIVQEFGWDDDVDNDFRFAVERVIGSDLEDEDYTGETDAVVFWWRADDGDLTDALVDLVGVLGEGGFVVALTPKDAKDGAVDAAEIDEAAATAGLHTAGAFHASANWRATKLGAPKGRL from the coding sequence GTGAACACCGCTGCACCACCGCCTGCCGACCCCGGGCCCGATGGCTCAGGTGCCGTCGAGCGCCTCGGCTTCGCTGCTGAGCAGATCGTGCAGGAGTTCGGTTGGGACGATGACGTCGACAACGACTTCCGCTTCGCCGTCGAGCGCGTCATCGGTTCCGACCTCGAGGACGAGGACTACACCGGCGAGACCGACGCGGTCGTCTTCTGGTGGCGCGCTGATGACGGCGACCTCACCGATGCGCTGGTCGACCTGGTCGGGGTTCTTGGTGAGGGCGGCTTCGTCGTTGCCCTCACCCCCAAGGACGCCAAGGACGGTGCGGTCGATGCCGCCGAGATCGACGAGGCCGCGGCCACCGCCGGTCTCCACACCGCAGGTGCCTTCCACGCCTCGGCGAACTGGCGCGCCACCAAACTGGGTGCACCCAAGGGGCGGCTCTGA
- a CDS encoding PH domain-containing protein, translated as MTTELDPTAVTLRGDELPWRPVSPALRTVRLITLFAWMVPFLVAFAVLGVLVSSWFWIGAGVTAGLIVWGAWLIVRQVSAISWIELPDEIVIRKGRLFRSLVSIPYGRLQYIDVESGPLMRSRGIASCEFHTASPESGGTLPGLPVDEAEALRGRLAAHGEAQRAGL; from the coding sequence ATGACCACCGAGCTCGACCCGACCGCCGTGACCCTCAGGGGCGACGAGCTGCCGTGGCGTCCAGTCAGCCCGGCACTGCGCACCGTCCGACTCATCACCCTGTTTGCGTGGATGGTGCCGTTCCTCGTGGCCTTCGCTGTTCTCGGGGTGCTCGTGTCGTCCTGGTTCTGGATCGGCGCAGGCGTGACCGCGGGCCTCATCGTGTGGGGCGCATGGCTCATCGTCCGCCAGGTCTCGGCGATCTCGTGGATCGAGCTGCCCGACGAGATCGTCATCCGCAAGGGACGCCTCTTCCGGTCTCTGGTGAGCATTCCCTATGGCCGACTCCAGTACATCGACGTCGAGTCCGGTCCACTCATGCGTTCACGCGGCATCGCCTCCTGCGAGTTCCACACCGCCTCTCCCGAGAGCGGTGGAACCCTTCCGGGCTTGCCTGTTGACGAGGCCGAGGCCCTGCGTGGTCGGCTGGCCGCACACGGCGAGGCTCAGCGAGCGGGCCTGTGA